Genomic DNA from Candidatus Sphingomonas phytovorans:
CTGAGGTCACCGGGTGGCACCTCGGCCCGCAACCGGCGACCCAGCCGGGAAATCGCCCGGACGATCAGGGCGATATCGGAATCGCGATGGAGCTGGCTCGACATAATAATACGCATAGCGTATTAATTTACCGACTCAAACCGGAAGATGGATTCGTGATGACCAGGCTGACGGCGATCCTGCCCTGCAACGATCTCGATGCGTCCGAGGCGTTCTACAACCGGCTCGGCTTCTTCCAGGAGGAGGCGAGCAAGAACGAACATGACGGGTATCGCATGCTTTCCGACGGACGCGGCGGCGACATCCACCTGACGGATGCGGTCGAGGGCTGGCTGATCAAGGGACGGAACCCGTTCGGCCTGTATCTCTATACCGAGGATGTCGATGCGTTCGCGGCGCGCTTCCCGGGCAAGATCCTCGAAAAGAGCGGCCCGACCCACAAGCCCTGGGGCATGTACGAATTCGCGCTGAGCGACCCCGACGAGACGCTGGTGCGGATCGGATGGCCAAGCCGGTTGATGGCATGACCATGGAGACCGAGGGGCCGAGCATGCGCGACTTCATCATGCTGATGCACGACGACACGGTCGACG
This window encodes:
- a CDS encoding glyoxalase, with translation MTRLTAILPCNDLDASEAFYNRLGFFQEEASKNEHDGYRMLSDGRGGDIHLTDAVEGWLIKGRNPFGLYLYTEDVDAFAARFPGKILEKSGPTHKPWGMYEFALSDPDETLVRIGWPSRLMA